Proteins from a genomic interval of Sphingobacterium sp. SYP-B4668:
- the murC gene encoding UDP-N-acetylmuramate--L-alanine ligase has product MNIDNIKRVYLIGVGGIGMSGLARYFHKLGYLVAGYDKTETDLTKQLEEEGMSIIYQDEVGLIPEEFYPVDAGTLIIYTPAIPKELTLKKFFAEAGQELYKRSQVLGFISASRFTIAVAGTHGKTTTSTMIAHVLKHSGYDCSAFLGGISTNYNSNVLFGDNNTVVVEADEYDRSFLTLHPNIAIVTSADADHLDIYGDESHVVESFSLFLDRLVDGGTRIVKVGLPFESELKYSGSGIGDVYAENIHVKEGEFYFDYVHANGRINAIHLGIPGIHNVENAVAAITVARLLEIEDAAIIAALSAFKGVKRRFEYIVKKPEAIYIDDYAHHPEELRAFLSSMRKLYPERQLTVVFQPHLYTRTRDFVAGFAEVLAMADELLLMEIYPARELPLEGITSSWLAEKVKLKNKRVLTPQEVLDVISSEKPELVVTVGAGDIDRLVKPLKEIMNAR; this is encoded by the coding sequence ATGAATATAGATAATATAAAAAGGGTTTACCTTATAGGTGTTGGCGGAATTGGGATGAGTGGGCTTGCTCGTTATTTCCATAAATTGGGATACCTTGTCGCTGGATACGATAAAACAGAAACTGATTTGACCAAACAACTGGAAGAGGAGGGGATGTCGATAATCTATCAGGATGAGGTAGGTCTTATTCCTGAAGAATTCTATCCAGTGGATGCCGGGACCCTTATCATCTATACGCCTGCTATTCCCAAGGAATTGACACTAAAGAAGTTCTTTGCGGAGGCTGGACAGGAACTATATAAACGGTCACAAGTGCTGGGGTTTATTAGTGCTAGTCGATTTACGATTGCGGTAGCTGGCACCCATGGTAAGACTACAACTTCGACCATGATAGCGCATGTATTAAAGCATTCGGGGTACGATTGTTCAGCTTTTTTGGGTGGAATCAGTACAAATTATAATAGTAATGTGCTGTTTGGTGACAATAATACCGTAGTGGTGGAAGCGGATGAATATGATCGTTCGTTTTTGACTTTGCATCCTAATATTGCCATCGTGACGTCTGCAGATGCCGATCATTTGGATATTTATGGAGATGAAAGCCATGTGGTAGAGTCTTTCTCTCTATTCTTAGATCGTCTGGTAGACGGCGGCACACGAATCGTGAAAGTAGGATTGCCTTTTGAAAGTGAATTAAAGTATTCAGGAAGTGGAATAGGGGATGTGTACGCTGAAAATATACATGTAAAAGAGGGCGAGTTCTATTTCGATTATGTGCATGCTAATGGTCGCATCAATGCCATACATCTAGGAATTCCGGGTATTCATAATGTAGAAAATGCCGTAGCGGCGATTACAGTTGCGCGGCTTTTAGAAATTGAAGATGCTGCTATCATTGCTGCATTAAGTGCATTCAAGGGTGTAAAGCGTCGGTTTGAATATATTGTAAAGAAGCCGGAGGCGATATATATTGATGACTATGCGCATCATCCGGAAGAGTTACGTGCTTTCCTTTCTTCTATGCGCAAGCTATATCCAGAAAGACAATTAACGGTTGTTTTTCAGCCTCATTTGTATACAAGGACGAGGGATTTTGTAGCGGGTTTTGCGGAAGTGCTGGCGATGGCTGATGAGCTGTTGTTGATGGAAATATATCCTGCAAGGGAGCTTCCTTTGGAAGGGATTACCTCGTCGTGGTTGGCTGAAAAAGTGAAGCTAAAAAATAAACGTGTATTAACGCCGCAGGAAGTACTAGATGTCATTTCATCTGAAAAGCCCGAGCTGGTGGTCACTGTAGGTGCTGGTGATATTGATAGATTGGTCAAACCATTAAAGGAGATAATGAATGCTAGATAA
- the murG gene encoding undecaprenyldiphospho-muramoylpentapeptide beta-N-acetylglucosaminyltransferase → MAKKVIISGGGTGGHIFPAIAIANALLRLDPATEILFVGANGKMEMEKVPAAGYQIEGLDIVGINRQQLWKNITLPYKLWRSMRQARAIIKKFNPDVAVGVGGFASGPLLMVANRLGIPTLLQEQNSYAGVTNKNLSRKAAKICVAFEGMDRFFPGDKILLTGNPIRRASVDIEGKREEALHAFGLESTKRTILITGGSLGAGTLNTCVKNGLDFLVSNDVQVIWQCGGYYHAKLVDELGTILPSSIKLTAFLQRMDYAYAAADCIIARAGAGTISELCVVGKPVILVPSPNVAEDHQTKNALALVNKNAAILVRDSEATNTLIKSAVQLLKDDKRREELGVNIKKLALLDADEVIAKHIVELAK, encoded by the coding sequence ATGGCAAAAAAGGTAATCATCAGTGGTGGCGGTACCGGGGGGCATATTTTCCCTGCGATAGCAATAGCTAATGCATTGTTGCGTTTGGATCCTGCTACAGAAATTTTATTTGTTGGGGCCAATGGTAAAATGGAAATGGAAAAGGTTCCTGCCGCGGGATACCAAATAGAAGGGTTAGATATCGTGGGGATTAATCGGCAGCAGCTTTGGAAAAATATTACATTGCCCTACAAGCTTTGGAGAAGTATGCGACAGGCGCGTGCGATTATTAAAAAGTTTAATCCTGATGTTGCTGTTGGTGTAGGTGGATTTGCTTCGGGACCCTTGTTAATGGTGGCGAACCGTCTCGGGATACCCACGTTGCTGCAGGAACAGAACTCGTATGCTGGAGTGACCAATAAGAATTTGAGTAGGAAGGCTGCCAAAATATGCGTGGCATTCGAGGGAATGGATCGTTTTTTTCCAGGAGATAAGATTTTATTGACAGGCAATCCTATTAGAAGGGCGTCGGTTGATATCGAGGGGAAGCGGGAGGAGGCCTTACATGCATTTGGACTTGAATCGACGAAAAGAACGATTTTGATTACGGGAGGCAGTCTTGGGGCGGGGACATTGAATACTTGCGTGAAGAATGGGCTGGACTTCCTTGTCTCAAATGATGTTCAAGTGATTTGGCAATGCGGAGGGTATTATCATGCCAAATTGGTGGATGAGTTAGGGACGATATTGCCATCATCAATTAAGTTGACGGCTTTTTTGCAACGCATGGATTATGCCTATGCTGCGGCGGATTGTATTATTGCTCGGGCTGGTGCAGGAACGATTTCCGAACTATGCGTCGTAGGGAAGCCTGTTATTTTGGTCCCATCACCGAATGTGGCCGAAGATCATCAAACCAAGAATGCCTTGGCCTTGGTCAATAAGAATGCTGCCATCTTGGTAAGGGATAGCGAAGCTACCAATACGCTGATTAAGTCTGCCGTGCAATTGCTCAAAGATGATAAGAGGCGAGAGGAGTTGGGTGTGAATATTAAAAAGCTTGCATTGCTGGATGCAGATGAGGTTATAGCAAAACATATTGTAGAATTAGCGAAGTAA
- the ftsA gene encoding cell division protein FtsA → MKPRVTDNEKENPIIVGLDIGTTKICVTVGRRSGTNKIELLGVGKAESAGVNRGVVANIQKTVTSIKEAVALAEGLSNVDIKVVNVGIAGQHIKSIQHRGILTKNDDDEVGRRDIERLISDMYKLVLPPGEEIIHVLPQEFTIDNEPGIKEPVGMAGRRIEANFHIISGRVTDIKNIKRCVDYSSLEVSSLVLEPLASSEAVLDEDEKNAGVVLVDIGGGTTDVAIFHEGIIRHTAVIPLGGNIVTEDIRQGCSVLRNQAELLKVRYGSALADENKENEVICVPGIRGREAKEISVKNLAYIIQARMEEIIEHVYYEIKSSGYEDKLIGGIVVTGGGAQLKHLVQLVEYITGIDCRIGYPNEYLAKTDLLNKQLFDELKSPLYATGIGLLIKGIQAIEDEEEAEQEDTMKRVAKSNGPGVKDIAEKQQKKEGWLKKFLTEFIKDDTGIDDDTFIGKK, encoded by the coding sequence ATGAAACCAAGAGTTACAGACAACGAAAAAGAGAATCCAATTATCGTGGGTCTCGACATCGGTACCACAAAGATTTGTGTCACCGTTGGACGTCGTAGTGGTACGAACAAAATTGAATTATTGGGCGTGGGAAAAGCAGAGTCTGCGGGTGTCAACCGTGGGGTGGTAGCCAATATTCAAAAGACAGTAACCAGCATTAAGGAGGCTGTGGCATTGGCAGAGGGGCTGTCCAATGTAGATATTAAAGTCGTCAATGTAGGAATTGCAGGCCAACATATCAAAAGTATACAACATCGTGGTATCCTGACCAAAAATGATGATGATGAAGTGGGTAGAAGGGATATCGAAAGGTTGATATCCGATATGTATAAATTAGTGCTGCCTCCAGGAGAGGAGATTATCCATGTGCTTCCCCAGGAGTTTACAATCGACAACGAGCCCGGTATCAAAGAGCCTGTTGGGATGGCGGGTAGGCGCATTGAAGCTAATTTCCATATTATATCAGGGCGTGTCACTGACATTAAGAATATCAAGAGATGTGTGGATTATTCATCTTTAGAAGTTTCTTCGTTGGTGTTGGAGCCTTTAGCGTCTTCCGAAGCTGTATTGGATGAAGACGAAAAGAATGCAGGAGTTGTGTTAGTGGATATTGGAGGAGGAACTACTGATGTTGCGATTTTTCATGAGGGAATCATCCGTCATACCGCTGTTATTCCTTTGGGCGGAAATATCGTTACTGAAGACATCCGTCAAGGATGTTCGGTTCTAAGAAACCAAGCTGAATTATTAAAAGTAAGATATGGCTCTGCTTTAGCTGATGAAAACAAAGAAAACGAGGTTATCTGTGTTCCTGGGATTCGTGGTAGAGAAGCTAAAGAAATTTCTGTCAAAAACTTAGCGTATATCATCCAGGCTCGTATGGAAGAAATCATCGAGCATGTATATTATGAAATTAAATCATCTGGTTATGAAGATAAGCTTATCGGCGGTATCGTAGTGACGGGTGGTGGAGCGCAGTTAAAGCACCTGGTGCAACTTGTCGAGTACATTACTGGAATCGATTGTCGAATTGGATATCCAAATGAATATCTGGCGAAGACGGATTTATTGAACAAGCAATTGTTTGATGAGTTGAAAAGTCCACTGTATGCAACCGGTATTGGACTTTTGATTAAAGGTATACAAGCTATTGAGGATGAGGAGGAAGCGGAGCAAGAAGATACAATGAAACGAGTGGCAAAGAGCAATGGACCTGGGGTGAAAGATATTGCCGAGAAACAGCAAAAGAAGGAAGGTTGGTTAAAAAAGTTTTTGACCGAATTTATCAAGGACGATACCGGAATTGATGATGATACCTTTATTGGAAAGAAATAG
- a CDS encoding FtsW/RodA/SpoVE family cell cycle protein → MEQLFSKAKGDRWIWIIVIILSGWSLLAVYSSVGTLAYKEGKGTEMYLLKHFSIIAIGFILMYVSHKVDYRYYAGISKMLMIVTIPLLLYTLLFGSKVNDASRWVTIPVINQTFQTSDLAKLALITFLARMLSRKQEEIKDVKKSFVPIMGSVCVIFVLIALANLSTALMLFGVSILLLLIGRISFKQIAVVSMGVGFLLLLVISFGPRRATYYSRIKSYFKTEEVHPTEKVSFQDDKNYQANNAKIAIATGGVFGKGPGNSMQRNVLPHPYSDFIFAIIIEEYGTIGGVILLVLYIVLMYRCIRIVTMSPRAFGAFLAAGLGFSLTIQALANMAVAVGLGPVTGVPLPLVSMGGTSILFTSVALGIILSVSRNIEELKGKQELEETPKPKKVVVGTLA, encoded by the coding sequence ATGGAACAACTATTTTCTAAGGCAAAAGGCGATCGCTGGATTTGGATAATAGTCATCATCTTGTCGGGGTGGTCGCTATTGGCTGTATACAGTTCGGTCGGAACTTTGGCATACAAGGAAGGTAAAGGAACGGAAATGTACCTGTTGAAGCATTTTTCCATCATCGCCATAGGTTTTATTTTAATGTACGTTTCCCATAAGGTCGACTATCGATATTACGCCGGAATATCCAAAATGCTGATGATTGTGACGATACCATTATTGTTGTATACATTGCTCTTTGGAAGTAAGGTAAATGACGCGAGTCGTTGGGTTACAATTCCGGTGATTAATCAAACCTTCCAAACTTCGGATTTGGCAAAATTGGCTCTGATTACTTTTTTAGCACGCATGCTCTCCCGTAAACAAGAAGAGATTAAAGACGTGAAGAAGTCATTTGTGCCAATAATGGGGTCGGTGTGTGTGATTTTTGTGTTGATTGCTCTTGCCAATCTTTCAACAGCATTGATGCTCTTTGGTGTAAGTATTTTGTTGTTGCTCATTGGTAGGATAAGCTTTAAACAAATTGCGGTCGTGAGCATGGGCGTGGGATTTCTGTTGTTACTAGTCATTTCATTTGGACCTCGGCGTGCGACCTACTATAGTCGAATCAAGTCCTATTTTAAGACAGAGGAAGTCCATCCTACAGAGAAGGTATCATTTCAAGATGATAAAAATTATCAGGCAAACAACGCTAAAATAGCAATCGCTACTGGTGGAGTTTTTGGAAAAGGGCCAGGAAATAGTATGCAACGTAACGTACTTCCGCACCCATATTCGGATTTTATTTTTGCGATTATCATCGAGGAATACGGGACTATAGGAGGAGTAATCCTGTTGGTATTGTATATTGTTTTGATGTATCGATGTATTCGTATTGTAACGATGAGTCCGCGTGCATTTGGGGCTTTTTTGGCGGCAGGGTTAGGTTTTAGCTTAACAATACAGGCGTTGGCGAATATGGCTGTTGCTGTGGGCTTGGGTCCGGTAACGGGAGTGCCATTGCCATTGGTGAGTATGGGAGGAACATCCATCTTATTCACGAGTGTCGCATTGGGGATTATATTGAGTGTTAGTCGGAATATTGAAGAATTAAAAGGTAAACAGGAGCTTGAGGAAACACCGAAGCCTAAGAAGGTAGTGGTCGGGACATTAGCTTAA
- a CDS encoding cell division protein FtsQ/DivIB, translating into MLDKLRNIRWGAVCYAVLGLLALVGLGMLMSLIGKKDNTQVCTDLKVMIEGKETFIDQNDISKLIDKSYGAVRGKELSTIPIHSIEESLEKLPYVSSAEIHMDMDGALQVKVRQREVLMRVINRSGKDFYVDPNGLKIPVTLKYVPRVMVATGNIAEGYKEPLEPISSATLKDLLEVVKYVNKDELWGNQVVQLFVNTDMDIELIPRVGTQDLIIGDADSLDSKFQRLKLFYNEILPKVGTEAYNKVNVKYAHQIVCERKGAWTIDSAQVVKKLQ; encoded by the coding sequence ATGCTAGATAAGTTACGTAACATACGATGGGGAGCAGTTTGCTATGCTGTGCTAGGGCTATTGGCTTTGGTAGGCCTCGGTATGTTAATGTCTCTTATTGGGAAAAAGGATAATACGCAGGTCTGTACGGATCTAAAAGTGATGATTGAGGGGAAGGAGACTTTTATCGATCAAAATGATATTTCCAAATTGATAGACAAATCATATGGAGCAGTTCGTGGAAAGGAACTGAGCACTATACCAATCCATAGTATTGAAGAAAGCTTAGAAAAATTGCCCTATGTTTCTTCTGCTGAAATACATATGGATATGGATGGTGCATTGCAGGTCAAAGTGCGGCAACGAGAGGTGTTAATGCGTGTGATTAATAGGTCAGGGAAGGATTTTTATGTTGATCCGAATGGATTGAAAATCCCAGTGACCTTAAAGTACGTCCCTCGCGTAATGGTGGCTACAGGGAATATAGCTGAGGGATACAAGGAGCCCTTAGAGCCTATTTCATCTGCTACGTTGAAAGATTTGCTAGAGGTTGTCAAGTATGTGAACAAAGATGAATTATGGGGTAACCAAGTCGTTCAATTGTTTGTCAATACGGATATGGATATCGAATTGATTCCTCGAGTAGGTACTCAAGATTTGATAATTGGTGATGCGGACTCATTGGATAGCAAGTTTCAGCGATTGAAATTGTTCTACAATGAAATCCTTCCAAAGGTAGGTACGGAAGCCTACAACAAAGTAAACGTGAAGTATGCGCATCAAATCGTGTGCGAACGAAAAGGGGCTTGGACTATTGATAGTGCGCAAGTCGTTAAAAAATTGCAATAA